The Homalodisca vitripennis isolate AUS2020 chromosome 7, UT_GWSS_2.1, whole genome shotgun sequence DNA segment gcataccttctaacgtcgttgtagtaatagatccgcgtactcatagtgactcaaggaaagtgtcaaccccaacgcggtatctgccctgacaagaaatccatgcttgtcattccacgctagagtgcatagttttttcaaagagtcatacggcatgtctgtattgatgtgatcagcgtacacgtgtttaagattcatgtcatcctgtttaaagagtattaaaaaatttgcattgtctcgtatcagttgtttggggatcctgctgtacgtttggccaagatagaaaacatcgatattgttgtgacggcccatagtgaaataagcgcggatgttgtcatgcttttcacacgctatgtcgtcgaaaaccataatggaatgcggtttggcttcgctaggacttataacggtgttattgtcatctgaaggaaagtaaccaatctctttaggcaatacctttgcaagaaattggtatttgggttgataaagtgatttagaaaaaacgtacacgttctcgtaaacaaggccgtttggatcaaacaagaggttgaacagcacgttggttttaccgcaattagaaggccctgcaataatccctccacccacataccggtcaaaattagacacgggtagctccagagactgcttcacgacacgcattccagctgttactgactgcgcatcgtaaatatctatgtttaaatatagcttgcaccagcagtcgctctctctctcttggacggaacattaagtcctcagataatatgcttcttgtctatccacgtatcacttgttttatcgaaacctgtccatctaacaagtactttatctttttttctttttaatactttttcaattagataaacgtcaccagtttttgctttggctagttcctctttgtaaaaaccaccttttaacacagtcccgctagagtccatcagaatgtatgtctttggattgctcggtttcacggcgaacactgtgaatatttcattcgtccagttcggcatgtaaccttttttaaaaacacgcttgtacttgctaattcttactttatcgttcacgttgaactttgactcgatctgtttttttcctttatttcttctcgatttttcgatacgcgtcagaataagctttacgtgttttttCCCTCATTGTTttggcgcatgtaacattgatgattagcgggtttaaattctgcgcaagtgctacaatatacttcaccgcattcatgttgtgtttttctatgtttcttgtatatgtttttctcacagtcgagacacttctgtacgttttCGCAGAGgagataatactttttttacttcatCTTTCTGGTTATATACGAGTACCATTCTTGTTTATACCTTTAACcgttttccaaaatattttttttgttaattattttagtaattggGCATGttggcttaaaaataaaattgcaattttgtttgattttactaTTGTTGATCAATAATAGTAACTAACCGTTATAACTGCTAAATTTATGTTGGTACACAAAGTGTAATGCAGTCTGAAAAGACTTActagaatatttcaaataattaaatattagaagtttATAACGTGtcgttatattatataaattattattagtgcaAATAGGATCattgatgttttgtttactaCATAATGAAATGTACATAAATCTTAGTTTATTATAGTATGCTAAGCTGGTGGTACCATCAAAATATGACATAAACCCGAATCATTAGGCTATAAAGTGTTATGTAAAAACAAGGTCAACATGAATTTCATTGCGAATAATGATTTAAGCTCGATTTCATCTTCCGCCTTGTACAGCGTCTGACATCTGAAGCTGGTACAGATTAACTCCTGTAATTTGGAGTctatgtttgtctgaagagattcatAAAAAGCTAGTACCAAAGACGGCCGAAATAAACTCCTTGAATCGTTTCGACTCTAGAGACACCTAAGCTACAAAAGAGCTCAGTATGGTTGCCCAGCAGCCATCCAAAgtagtctagatgaagagatATTATCATCTCATGCAGAAGGTTTTATGACAAGGAGAtgaactcaatattcgcattgaatTAAACTTTCCTATCATAGCTACGATTTATCCTTGACTATAGAAACAAGAGGcacatttttatcataaataaaagaGTAACCTGATCAACTAGCACTAGATGCAAACACGTGTTAGTAGCTTAGTATTTCTCATTATCATTTCATTGTGATATGAAAATCGGAACAGAGATAATTaggaagatttttaatttttaattttttgaaatagatGGTCAAAAATATTACAACCACACAATAATTCCGTAacacaaacaaaaagaatattgttgtttagtcagtaatgtttcacatcactttttaaaatttgtgtttcaaGCGATAGTACGTATGATATTTTAAACGGTGGTACACTTTCTACAGATTGTGGAAATAATCAAGATGTACATCAATAGTACATTGACTAAATAAcacaatgaaaaattaattgaaggCAATTGACCGTATATAGTAATGGATTAATAGTAACCGTGCTGCATTTAATATcgctgtttttatatttagagggtttggttaatgttttaaaacacaattagtCGTGATCGTTTGTACCTTTTCCTGTACCAAACAGTTTcagaaaagtgttaaaaactcggAAAATTCTTACTTCTGATGGCGAAAAACATTTATTCACCACGTACATTTGATTTGCAATAGGGTTTAGATATGGGTTTTAATTTCTGGattataaaactaacttaaattaaaaataataagcaacattttaaatatacaatattttactgttttacaaGTAAGATTTAGTTAAAGCAtatgttttagtaaatgtttagtagtattttgtaGTATATGTTGTTTTCTTCTGTATACTTCGAAGTGGTGTCTAGAAATACCAAGAAATCATAAGGTGaaaaaagtaattgtatattaGTACAATTGTACTTGatccttttttcttattttggacAAAGGACTAAAACTAAACGTTCATTACGTATTAATGTCAGTAAGAAGAACTTTATTCAAAGGGTTTATATGATTACTGTAAAGACACTAGTTATCGCtctgtttattttgattgtttatgtttttacatataaatatattttaacctttcATATGTAACAAAagactaattttgtttataatttgtgaaTGAATAAGATGACAAACCAAATTGGTActgaaaaaaacagtttttaaagatttatctggaGAAAAGAGTAGGACTTGTAAAATGCTAACTTTAAGGATATGTGAGCGTGACCTTACCAATGTTGTGCTGTGGGAAGGTTTAAAACCATAATGCTATGCTCTAATAAGGAATGCTTCATAAACTTATATTTAGACACATGGATCGAATTGTAGAAAGTTTATTCACATATGACAAGATCAATTTTAGTTCTGTGAATTGACAGTTGCAATTCGCTTAACCAGACAGAAtgctttgaacatttttgtaaacCTGATTGTTTGGAGTTGTAAAGTGAATATATTGACACGTAATAGGATTAATGTTGTTGCCATGGTTTGACAGTTGGAATAGGTTTAATAAGCAGAATGCTTTGTGCTTTGCAAAAACATGATCGATAGGAATTGTAAGGAGCTTTAGTGAGACGTGATAGGATCAATGTTTGTGCCTTGACTCTACAGTTAAAATCGGCTTAAGCTATCTTAGGCTACGGCCACACTCACCGTTTTTGTCGCTGCGTCAGAATCGCATGCGACGATGACGTTGCGTCAGAATCGCAGACATGGGCCACACTCGCCGTCAAAAACGCAGATCTCAGTGGCAAAGATGTCTTCTCTAAGTGAAGCAGACTTATTACTAGTGTTAGCTGTTAgatcttatttgaaaaagaaaagaaagagaagATTTGGTATTCATCCAATGAACACAGTGCGTTTGAGCCAAGGccagttttatacattaatgagTTTTTTGCGTAATGATAATGAAAAGTTCTTCTCTTATTTTCGAATGAGTGCCACATCGTTTGATGAACTATTAGCTCTAGTGAGAGATGATCTGTCAAAACAAGACACCAGACTACGTCTGAGTATACCAGCAGAGGAACGCTTAGCTGTAACTTTGAGGTACGTAACAAAATGTGACAATTACTctgatattataataacatttgacaaaatatattaaatgcttcAACGTTATCAATTATTCCACGTTCCTACTTTATATTGAAATGGAAAAGGAAAATTTAAGGAGGCGAAGTTCAGTcgtctctaccacttaacctcagaacaaatttcatgttattataattttaaatccattactttaatagttatttgtaatagattataattgtatttgttgttgtaGGTAAATGAGatagcaaaatatcaaatcaaacaagtaatatttgtaatgcaaGAGGTTATGtaatcttacatttaaataatgcagtaaaaataattaacacttttgCAATGAAGGTGTCCAGTCCAATTACAATTCTTCAAAAACACTAAACACATCCGAATTATTGTTACTAAGCGATTCAGAGGGTGTAGGGGACTGAATGTTAGCCTGGCGCTCTCTTGGAGAAGCATCCGTCCAATTAGGGTAGTTATATTGGGGATGATTAGGGACGTTTGGTAGCTGCTGCCACTGGTGACTTGAGTGGGCAAAAAATGCAGGGGGAGGGTTATAGCGTTCTACTGCCAAGGCTTGCTGCATAACTTCCGTAAATTTCATCCGAACCCACAATTTTTTGTCAACAGGAAGGTTTTTTTAACATAGGCAAAAAGGATAGTAGAAAGTGCTTATcagcttcttcttcttcatccGTTGGCTTGCTTGCATTTGTCAAATGTTTAAGTACGGCCATTTCAAAGGGAGTCTGtcgatattttttgttgatacgGTTAGGCGCTGCTTGGTTGGGCGCTACTTGGTTAGGTGTTGCTGGTTCTGAAGCAACTACCTCAGTCAAATCTTCGTTGTTTTCTTCAGTAGCCGCATTTTCGTTTCCAATGTCGGGTTGCTCATCAGGAACATTGGTGGTTGTCCTGCAAGAAAATAGCTCTTCACCATTGAGTTCAGGATAAAAGTTAAACTCTCAAATTTTTTACCTACAACAAGTTAAACCTGttaaaaaaacaagttgaaaaaggttaggttaggttaggttaggttaggttaacagatttgctaatattttcttattaattcttACCTCCTGTCAGTGTTGTTCGCAGTGAGGAACAGCAGTTGATCGAAGTACAcatactttttcttcttcttttggcTACTGCCACTaggtaatttcaagtttttcatctCCCTCGCAAAACAATCTCGTAGTGATCTCCATTTTTTTTGCAATTCCTTTACTGTAA contains these protein-coding regions:
- the LOC124366859 gene encoding uncharacterized protein LOC124366859, with translation MFDTELFINEVSIRPPLWDLKLKDYSNRDLKSKLWIEVARIVLSNWEQMTNEEKNKEVKELQKKWRSLRDCFAREMKNLKLPSGSSQKKKKKYVYFDQLLFLTANNTDRRTTTNVPDEQPDIGNENAATEENNEDLTEVVASEPATPNQVAPNQAAPNRINKKYRQTPFEMAVLKHLTNASKPTDEEEEADKHFLLSFLPMLKKPSC